From Coffea arabica cultivar ET-39 chromosome 2e, Coffea Arabica ET-39 HiFi, whole genome shotgun sequence, the proteins below share one genomic window:
- the LOC113732198 gene encoding thioredoxin-like protein Clot codes for MPMKVLDATLSNFDVVFDKFKAEAPNYKANLILFLADKDPATSLSWCPDCVRAEPVIYKKLEVSSDDITLLRAYVGDRPTWRNPQHPWRVNSTFKLRGVPTLVRWENDAIKGRLEDHEAHIEQKIDALVAAT; via the exons atgccaatGAAGGTGTTGGATGCCACCTTATCAAATTTTGATGTGGTGTTTGACAAGTTCAAAGCAGAAGCCCCAAATTACAAAGCCAATCTCATCCTTTTCTTGGCTGATAAAGACCCTGCCACCTCTCTTTCCTGGTGCCCTG ATTGTGTGAGAGCTGAGCCCGTGATATACAAGAAGCTGGAAGTGTCATCAGATGACATAACCCTTTTGAGAGCTTACGTTGGAGATAGACCAACTTGGAGAAATCCTCAGCATCCCTGGAGGGTGAACTCAACATTCAAGCTTAGAGGAGTTCCTACGCTAGTCCGTtgggaaaatgatgcaatcaaAGGTCGTCTTGAAGATCACGAGGCTCATATTGAACAAAAAATTGATGCCTTAGTTGCTGCAACTTAA